The sequence gcccccagcctcAACCTGCCGAACAGCCGCAGCCCCTCGCAGCCTCCCCAGGCCACCGGCACCTACAGCTCCCCCCTCAAATTCCACAGCCCCTTAGAGCAGCCCCCCCAAACTCCCCAGCCAtacagcccccacccccccgtcTCCATTTCCTCCCCACAGGTCCCCCAACCCCACACCCTCCAACaaacacagccctccagcccccccacacaaccccccccaaaccctccaaAACCCCCAGCGCCTATAGCtgcacccccaagccccccaaCCATCACAGCCCCATCGATCCCCCCCCAAAACTCCCCAGGTCCCCCCTCAACCCCTGAGCTGCCAGTCCCACACCCTCCATACCCCCCCCCATCTCCACGCCCCAGGGGATggcccctccatccctccccgtCCCCCTGGGGGGGCCCGTCCCGGGTGGGTATTTAAAGCCGGGTCAGCAGCACCCGGTCCCCCCCCCGCCATGCTccgtgccctgctgctgctggggggcctgGCCCCGGCCCTGCCTGCTGGTGAGTGACGTCCCCCTCCCCACAGTGCTGCACTCCCAACCCCCATCCCCAGGACCTGCTTTGgggtgcagctgccagcacccaccagaccctccagagaagggtcgaggggggggggggccacatgagccctgcccccccagggACACCCTGACCCCCCAactcctcctctgctttccccccACAGGTCCCCACTGGGCATACGAGGGTGAGTGGGGCCCCAGCCCACCCAAGGACCCCCTCCCTGCTTGTCCCTACACCCCAAACTTGCCACCCCAGAGCCAGGGCACATCCCCTAAGAAGGGACAGGGTTGGATGGGTGGCAGCCCCTTgaccccccacccaccccccagtcCCACAGATGGGAGGGTGTtgggtggctgcagcctcccactcCCCTTCCAGACACTTGGGTCAGCCAGAGCGGGAAGGAGATGGATGGGTGAcagcccccaccctgctcctggaCACTTGGGTGCCCCctaaatggggggggggggttgaatgggtgcagcccccccccccacgcTCCAATGGTCCCTTTGTGCTCCTTTACGtaaggctccagccctgctccctctgccaaaTCCAATTAGGATCCAGCCCCGGCCAAATCCCAGCTAAGCCCCATCCTGACGGACCCATGGGGGACCCCACGggtccccccctccccgggcTCAGCTTTGTCCCGGCTCCCTTGGCTGGAAAAAATGTCCCCAGAGGATTAACGAGCCGGTCGGGAATGTCACCAGTGTCCtcgttttggggggtggggggtggggaaggggccggtttgggggtggggagggggaaccaAATCCACTTTGGGTAGAAATGGGAGCGCTTGGGGGACGATTGGCGCCGTGATGGAGGGGGAAAGGCATTTGGGGCAGGATGGAGGCAATTCGGGAGTGAAAATGGGCAATGAGGCcactctgggggggggggggggaggggggagtccCTTTTGAGCCGTGGGTCCCCGCGGTGAGGATGGGATCTccccccccaggctcctgctcccccccaccccaggtccccacgggcagcagcactgggctgagGACCACCCGGCCTGCGGTGGCCAAGCCCAGTCCCCCATCGACATCCCGACGCGGAGGGCACGGCCGGACCCCTCGCTGCCCCCCATCCGCCCCGTGGGCTACCGGCACCCCGGCCCCGCGGGCTTCACCCTCGCCAACAACGGCCACACCGGTGAGCAGCCCCCGAAGGGCGGCCGAGCTGGGGGGGCTCTGGGTGTCACAGCCCCGGTGACACCCTGCCGTGTGTGTCCCCCACCCCCtcgccccctccccctgcagtggtgctggcCCTGCCTCCGTCCCTGCGCCTGGAGGGGCTGCCCCACACCTTCGCCGCTGCCCAGCTCCACTTCCACTGGGGCCAGCCAGGGCACACCGCGGGCGCTGAGCACCTCCTCGATGGCCACCGTGCCCCGGCTGAAGTATGGGGAGACTCCCGGGACGCGTGGGGGCCCAAGGGGGAATGAGGATTGGGAGTGGgaaatggggctgggggtggcagatGGGTACAGGAATGGCTCTGGAGGCAGGAAACGGCTCAGCAAcggggctgaggggagggaaTGGCACAGAACGGGGTGGGAAATGGgtctgggggtggggaatgAGAGGGGAAGAGGGTGGGGAATGGGTCTGGGTGTAGGAAGTGAGAGGGGAAGAGGGTGGGAAATGGgtctgggggtggggaatgAGAGGGGAAGAGGGTGGGGAATGGGTCTGGGGGTGGGAAATGGGTCTGGGGGTGGGAAATGAGAGGGGAATAGGGTGGGAAATGGgtctgggggtggggaatgAGAGGGGGATAAGGTGGGGAATGGGTCTGGGGGTGGGaaatgagaggggaaaagggTGGGAAATGGgtctgggggtggggaatgAGAGGGGGATAAGGTGGGGAATGGGTCTGGGGGTGGGaaatgagaggggaaaagggTGGGAAATGGGTCTGGGGGTAGGAAGTGAGAGAGGAATAGGGTGGGAAATGGGTCTGGGGGTGGGAAATGAGAGGGGGATAAGGTGGGGAATGGGTCTGGGGAATGAGAGGGGAATAGGGTGGGGAATgggtctgggggtgctgggattggggcagggctgggtctgGGCACCAGGcatgggaaaggggagaagtcagggcggggggtgggggtgggggtggggggaagccactagcagaggcagggcaggtcgAGGGGgggtccctgctctgccccccacccacccagagctgctgtccctgcagatgCATGTGGTGCACTACGACACAGAGCACTACAGCAACGCCAGCGAGGCACAGCACCACGcgggggggctggcagtgcttgggGTCCTCCTGGAGGTAGGGGCACCCCctaacacccccccacccccccccccaacacccctGACACCCCCTTTCCTGGCTCGGATCAGccccagtgtgcccagcaggactccctgggctcctctcccaaggagcaagggagaggaggagaggaaatggcctcaggctgtcccagggcagggtcagCTTGGCCACGGGGAACAACTTCTGCCCCTTGAGGGtggtccaggcctggcccaggctgccctcagggcagtgctggaccCTCCATCCCCGGGGCTGTggtggcggggccggggcggggccggggcggggttTGGCCTCTCCCAGCCGCAGCCCTTTCAGCTCAGTGATTTGTCTCTTCCCCTAGGTGGGCTCCGAGCCCCACCCTGCCTACGACAACATCCTGAGCCACCTCGGGAGCATCAGCTACGCTGgtgagcagggggggagggggtgtgacagcagggctggggcggggggggaaccCCACAGTGCTCCTCCTGTGCTCCCCaatctctcccccccccccccagggcagaCCACATCCATCCCCTCCTTCAGCATCCAGGACCTCCTGCCCCAGCGCCTCGACCTCTACTACCGCTACAACGGGTCCCTCACCACCCCCCCCTGCTTCCAGAGCGTCCTCTGGACTGTTTTCcagcagcctgtccacatcagcctggcccaggcaagCCCTGCTTTGGGGGGAAACCCTCtagttttgggggtgggggtgggtaggtggggggcaggcagcctcaccccttcccctttcagctggagcagctccagggagcccttTACGCCAcggcagaggcagagcctgaGCCCCAGCGGCTGGTGGACAACTTCAGGCTCCCCCAGGAGCTCAACCAGCGCCAGGTGCTGGCCTCCTTCCCCAGGGGTAAGagctggctctgcctggggggggggggtggtctTGGAAGTGCCCCCCTCCCCAtgaccccctccccaaaggGCTCCTGGGTGTGTGCAAAGCCAAgctgctgagcctcttctcttctcttgcagAGCCTGAGGGGTATTCAACAGGTATGGCCCTAgctgggagttgggggagggggggagctgggaatggtGGGGGGGTCACCAtggtgctgccctcccccccaacccccacccctgaGCCCCTCTGTGGTGCCCCACAGGTGAAATCGTTGCCATGGCCTTCGGCGCCGTggcctcctgcctcctcctcgcCCTTGCTGTCCACTGCGTGGCCAAGAGGATGCggtgaggggggagggggaggagacccCCGCCCTGAGGAGGGACCCCCAGACCCACTGCAATCAGAAGGTGTagattcccctcccccccaaccctgcCCAGGGTTAGGTCACCctcaccccagcccctctgccctcctgacACAGAAGCCTCCAGCTGTTGTGCCCCTGCTGACCTCTGCCCTTGaaccctctcctctgcccctccctCCCTACCCTTcctaccccctccccacccttcccaccccctcccccgcactccccacccctcccaccccctccccccccactccccaccccctccccagccttttgcCTGCACCAGAAGAGCCTCCTGGGGGCTCAGCCCCACGCtggtggcagctcctgcagtggcCCCGCTGGAAATAAagcctcacccccacccccctgctggCTTattgctggggagggaactaagggggaggttgaggctctggggctgggtccTGTCAGCTCCCAAACCAGGGCACAAcaaggctgccccctccccagcctggaacAGGGCCTGGGAGCCAgctgcagtggtggtggtggggggggaaacccagctccccacccccaggcacTCTGTCccctgtgtgccagcagccacCTGGTGCCACGGTGCCCACTGGGCTCTCTTTAAAAGGGTTTTTACTCTCCATCACAAAAATAAtttacccccccacccccccccctccagtcACACAACAGGGACAGTGACCCCCTCCAGACAACACCCAGCACCGGGGTGGGGCCACAGAGAGAGCCCcccaggggagggaaaagagtgAGGAAAGGGCAGGGGGGGTCCTGCCCCGAGCTCGGCTGCTCCGCCGGCCCccggccctgctcctgccctcctgcaggagtCAAGTCCAACAAAGGTCAGGGCTTGGGCCACAGGCTGTGGTTGGACCCCCCCTACAAAAACATCCCCTctggagtggtggtggtgatggtgggggGGACACAGGCCCCGGAGCCAGCACCTCGGTGTCCCAGCGAGGGGCTCGGGCGGGCGGCTGCCCGGAGCAGGGCCCCTGGGCACGGCAGGGGGCagggccctggcagctgctcactCCTCCAAAGGCACCTGGAGTGCTGAGTACATCATCACTCTGCTGTCGTCCTCCTGCTtacctgggggcagggggggggggggggggagcagggttgttttgggggtgggggccTGTtggagccccctccccccaaccgcAGGAGGCAGGAGCCGCAGCCCCTGCTGGGCGATCCCAGGCAGgatccctctgcccccagcccagcagcccctgcccccacgTCCAACACccctccaacacctccaaggtgtgtgtgtgggggggggggtcaaaGCCCCACCAGaaaagcccccccccagccctgcccaggcctcCCCCTTACAGGAGAGGCACTTGAGGATGTTGCGGAAGGAGCCCCCGGCGGTGATGAAGGCCCAGAGGCCCATGAGGAAGGTGATGATGAAGATGGGCACCAAGCTGGCTTCATACCAGGGGTTCAGGAACGtctgggagggaagagggagggctGGGTTAGAAACAGCtggcccccccacccccacacacaGCTGTGGGGTAAGGtgagggtggggtgggaagcctctgagctgagcagagctctgctaagcctggctgcagctcctgcccagctggttGCCCACCAGGAGCTGAGTGGACAATGCCctatccccacccccagcacacccCAACAAGCTGCCCAAGAGGGCTG comes from Dryobates pubescens isolate bDryPub1 chromosome 41, bDryPub1.pri, whole genome shotgun sequence and encodes:
- the CA14 gene encoding carbonic anhydrase 14; its protein translation is MLRALLLLGGLAPALPAGPHWAYEGPHGQQHWAEDHPACGGQAQSPIDIPTRRARPDPSLPPIRPVGYRHPGPAGFTLANNGHTVVLALPPSLRLEGLPHTFAAAQLHFHWGQPGHTAGAEHLLDGHRAPAEMHVVHYDTEHYSNASEAQHHAGGLAVLGVLLEVGSEPHPAYDNILSHLGSISYAGQTTSIPSFSIQDLLPQRLDLYYRYNGSLTTPPCFQSVLWTVFQQPVHISLAQLEQLQGALYATAEAEPEPQRLVDNFRLPQELNQRQVLASFPREPEGYSTGEIVAMAFGAVASCLLLALAVHCVAKRMR